The region AAAGATAGCCCCTGATTTTGAGCTTGATTACGAATTCATATTCACAGATTCGTCTGTATTAGATGTTACAGATGAAAGCCAGGTCAATGATTTCTTTTACAATAATAAACCTGATTACTGTATCAATGCTTCAGCGTATACGGCAGTTGATCTTGCCGAAACTGAAAAAGATAAAGCTTTTGCAGTAAATGCTGATGGAGTGGCTTTCCTTGCCCAGGCCTGTGCAGATTATAAAGCTGTTTTGATCCATGTTTCTACAGATTATGTATTTGACGGAGATACCAATCTTCCCTATTCAGAAGACGATTTTACCAATCCTATAGGAGTATATGGTGCTTCCAAGAGAAAAGGAGAGGAGCTTGCCCTGGAAATAAACCCTCACACAATTATTCTGAGAACCTCATGGCTATACTCTGAGTTCAATAAGAATTTTGTGAAAACGATGCTAAACCTTTTCGCTCAGAAAAACGAATTGGGAATTGTGGCTGATCAGTATGGGCAGCCTACAAATGCCAATGACCTTGCAGAAGCAATCATGGAAATCATTCAGACCCCGGAAAAGACCTATGGAATATTTCATTTTTCAAACTATCCGGAAACAACCTGGTTTGAATTTGCCCAAAAAATTGCAGAATTTTCAAAATCTTCTATAAAACTGAATCCTTTAACCACAGAACAGTACCCGACACCGGCAAAAAGGCCTGTGAGAAGTACCATGTCTCTGGATAAAATTGAAGAGACTTATAAAATAGAACCTAAACATTGGGAGAACAGCCTTGAAGAATGTGTTGAAACACTTGCACAATCTAAACT is a window of Chryseobacterium arthrosphaerae DNA encoding:
- the rfbD gene encoding dTDP-4-dehydrorhamnose reductase, with product MKKIAVIGSNGQLGNCIRKIAPDFELDYEFIFTDSSVLDVTDESQVNDFFYNNKPDYCINASAYTAVDLAETEKDKAFAVNADGVAFLAQACADYKAVLIHVSTDYVFDGDTNLPYSEDDFTNPIGVYGASKRKGEELALEINPHTIILRTSWLYSEFNKNFVKTMLNLFAQKNELGIVADQYGQPTNANDLAEAIMEIIQTPEKTYGIFHFSNYPETTWFEFAQKIAEFSKSSIKLNPLTTEQYPTPAKRPVRSTMSLDKIEETYKIEPKHWENSLEECVETLAQSKLI